In Rhododendron vialii isolate Sample 1 chromosome 9a, ASM3025357v1, the following are encoded in one genomic region:
- the LOC131300325 gene encoding probable folate-biopterin transporter 8, chloroplastic isoform X2, whose protein sequence is MESCLMLFTLVVLTEFPIFALEVLSWGSLALIPFAREALPTLMGCVLLSNLGASITEVAKDALVAEYGQKQKINGLQSYAFMALAAGGILGNLLGGFFLLKTQEPKSIFLIFTLLLALQFAISLATREDSLGLPQPSPNSLEKRSISVSIRKQYSDLLMAISDESISRPLIWIVVSIATVPILSGSIFCYQIQCLHVDPSIIGMSRVTGQLMLLVITLLYDRFGKTVSMRKLIGLVQILYAASLLLDLVLVKQINLKLGIPNWVFALCFSGVAETITQFKLLPFQVLFASLAPPGCEGSLASLLASALCLASIVGGFLGVGLSSLLGTTSGDYASLPVGIVVQFLAALVPLGWIYHVSSSQPVVETENNRGKSKRTRRKRRVGRVVFASVYDYRRERESELHK, encoded by the coding sequence GTTTTATCTTGGGGGTCATTGGCATTGATCCCCTTTGCTCGCGAAGCCCTTCCTACTCTTATGGGGTGTGTTCTTCTCAGTAATCTTGGGGCATCCATTACAGAAGTTGCGAAAGATGCTCTTGTTGCTGAGTATggccaaaagcaaaaaataaatggcCTTCAATCTTATGCATTCATGGCCTTAGCTGCTGGTGGAATCCTCGGTAACTTATTGGGTggattttttttgctgaaaacaCAAGAACCCAAATCCATTTTTCTTATCTTCACTTTGTTACTTGCCCTTCAATTTGCAATTTCTTTGGCAACAAGAGAGGATTCGCTTGGTTTGCCTCAGCCATCTCCCAACTCTCTTGAAAAGAGATCGATATCAGTTAGTATCAGGAAGCAGTATTCCGATCTTTTAATGGCAATCAGTGATGAGAGTATCTCCCGGCCTTTGATCTGGATTGTAGTTTCAATTGCCACAGTCCCAATTCTCTCGGGCTCCATCTTTTGCTACCAAATACAATGCCTTCATGTAGATCCTTCCATCATTGGGATGTCTAGAGTGACTGGCCAATTGATGCTTCTTGTGATAACTCTACTCTATGACCGTTTCGGGAAAACTGTTTCCATGAGAAAACTGATTGGTTTAGTGCAGATTTTGTATGCTGCTTCTCTCCTCCTTGACCTTGTCTTGGTGAAGCAGATCAATCTGAAACTGGGTATTCCGAATTGGGTTTTTGCCCTTTGTTTTTCTGGAGTAGCGGAAACTATTACCCAATTTAAGCTCTTGCCATTCCAAGTGCTTTTTGCAAGTTTGGCTCCACCGGGTTGCGAAGGATCACTCGCTTCCTTATTGGCCTCAGCCTTGTGTTTGGCATCCATAGTTGGTGGGTTTCTGGGTGTCGGATTGTCTTCTCTTCTTGGAACAACATCAGGTGATTATGCCAGCCTGCCTGTGGGAATTGTCGTACAATTTCTTGCAGCTTTAGTGCCACTGGGATGGATTTATCATGTCTCCTCATCGCAACCTGTTGTTGAGACAGAAAACAATAGAGGTAAGAGTAAAAGAACTCGAAGAAAGAGGAGGGTTGGACGAGTTGTTTTTGCCTCTGTTTATGACTACCGTAGAGAAAGAGAATCGGAGCTGCATAAGTAA